The genome window gaattcgagccaagtcctgtgcgtgtccgacacctggcgaatgtcgggcacaaaagacctttttaccgttcttgtttcaaattctctttaaaatgcccttagacttctgctgaaatttcggcagagtatcccctgtattttgaccaatcccaaaatttttcacctgctAAACAATCAGTAAATccatcccaacagccagaacatCTCAAGTAATAGATCTCatctccagttttccactaatactagatatcagagcatactttaaagttttcaagttttcaaagattttctacaaactctACCTTGGTGTGGAAGCtataattggcccggtggtggatcccgcgtacttctacagcagatggtccgagctacttcgacccttcgaaggtctcttttgcaattctgtcgggctcctggtgccttactCTATTGATTTGGTGGTCGGAAGTGAGAGaacgagctcccaaaaattttcagaaaaactgtTGGAACCAGCCTGTTTCGTGGCAGTTTCCGGCTACTACAGTAGCGGATGGAGGCTGAGGAGGGGCAGGGCTGATAGAGGAAAGTGAGGTGGTCCGTTTGGGACCGGTATTGCTTGAAACGGTGgcctgagttgggagaaatcgctgtctgaagttggctggttgagatggttcgagagagaagaaagctaggtttataaaactgaacttcgaaatatttacggttctgccgctgagactcttttgaccataactcctttgttacaactccgattcgagtctactccgtgtctacggactcgtttcgccgtgctctacgcaacggcgtaatcgatattttccttacttttttagatattttctttctttttagatattttgttttgggttattacaatctacccccttataaaaatttcatccTCGAAATTTGCATCTCTGTGATTCCAAGCGGGGGAAGGATTACTCCTGCCTCTGCAACTCAGGTTACTACACTGCAAATACCACTGAAAGCTAATTACTTTCCTTTCCAAAATCCGATACAGTTAGGATTGACTCTCTTGCTTCCTTAAATCTCACTATACCTTCCTCAGGCGATAATTATCGAGAATACTTATCTGAAGATCCTTCTTCTAGTATCTGTATAACTTCTTGCCAATCCTGGATTACTTAAAGTCTTTTTCTGCTTAATTCAATCAGATTCTTTATTTCCTACAATTCTTCCAGATTTCAATGAACCTTGCTTAACATTCTTTCTTCATACTGGGTTGATCCATACTATGTCTCGAGTAAGGCATCTATTGGAGACATCTAATCCAAGGAAATCCAACAACTGTCACTTAAGGCATACTCTCAACCAGCATCTTTTTACTCAAATCATTCTGAAACTGTAATACATTATGTCTTAATAACCTTCCCACAATTTGAGTCATTTTCTTAAGATGGTCGTCTGTCTAGAGTGAATTGCGATATTAAGCTGAAATCAAGGCCCAAAAACTTCTTTTACCTGAGTCCAGCTGAAATCTAACCTGGATTTCTAATTCTAAACTATAGAGACTGGTATTCCACTAGCAGGGTCCAGAACGGTACCTACCACATCTGGCACACTAGGGCAACTTCTCCTGTTAGAGCCTATCAACACTTGTCTCTCCATACTTCTGGCTACGCCAGCCTTAGAACGATTTGCAATATCACCATCCCAGCTACTtcgacccttcgaaggtctcttttgcaatcctgtcgggctcaTGGTGCCTTACTCTATTGATTTGGTGGTCGGAAGTGAAAGaacgagctcccaaaaattttcagaaaaactgtTAGAACCAGCCTGTTTCGTGGCAGTTTTCGGCTACTACAGTAGCGGATAGAGGCTGAGGAGGGGCAGGGCTGATAGAGAGAAGTGAGATGGTTCGTTTGGGACCGGTATTGCCTAAAACAGTCgcctgagttgggagaaatcgctgtctgaagttggctggtcgagatggttcgagagagaagaaagctgggtttataaaacagaacttcgaaatatttacggttctgccactgagactcttttgaccataactccttcgttacaactccgattcgggtctactccgtgtctacggactcgtttcgccgtgctctacgcaacggcgtaatcggaattaccaaattattttccgctcaaaaagtcaactttttccttattaaataatgcgagggtaaaattgtctttttgctaaaagatattttccttacttttttagatattttctttctttttagatattttgttttgggttattacatctGACATGTGGAGAAATGCCATGCAAGATAATAACGGAACTCAACGGTAATGAgcattggaattttcaaaaGGAATTTGTATTATGGTTTATCCACCGTCATTGAAATGAATCATGGCTAAGCCTTTTTGTAAACTGAATCATGGCTAGTTGAGCGCCAATTATTTCCTTATGGTACATTTTCAAATGTACTTTgtcatttttatcattttctaatGTTAAGGAGAACTATTCTTTGCTTTTATGTAATTGTATCCAATTGgttttttccctaattttttgttcaatgTATGCCGACTAGTTCAATCAACATAAAAGATAAATGCtatttgtaaaataaatataaaaataagtatttaaaagtctATAAAACTCTATAACAAAAGTATATGAAAGTTTGTCACTTAACTTTATAAAGTATGTAAAAATCATTAAGAATTTGTCAACTCTAGAANNNNNNNNNNNNNNNNNNNNNNNNNNNNNNNNNNNNNNNNNNNNNNNNNNNNNNNNNNNNNNNNNNNNNNNNNNNNNNNNNNNNNNNNNNNNNNNNNNNNNNNNNNNNNNNNNNNNNNNNNNNNNNNNNNNNNNNNNNNNNNNNNNNNNNNNNNNNNNNNNNNNNNNNNNNNNNNNNNNNNNNNNNNNNNNNNNNNNNNNNNNNNNNNNNNNNNNNNNNNNNNNNNNNNNNNNCAAATGTGCAACAATCTCAAGGACCTCCCCAAGGATTCCAAACACAACAAAGGCAATTCCAGCAAGCTCCCCAACAAGTGCAAGAGCAAAAGGGTGATCAAATGGGAGAATTGCAAGACATGTTCAAGAAGTTCATGGGGCAACAAATGCAAACCAATCAGAACCTTCAAAATGCAGTGAACAAACTAGAAGTGCAAGTTGGGCAGATTGCATCCTCCATGAGCAATAGAGCATCCGGAACTTTTCCAAGCCAAACGGAGGTGAATCCAAGGCATCAAGAGCATGCTAAAGCAATACACATCTTGAGAAGTGGTAAACAAGTTGATAATAAGGTTGGAGATGCCAATGAAGAGCAAGAAGATGGAGAAAACGTGGAGATCATTCAGCCACCACATGGGCAGCCCACAGCTTCCAACAAACAGTCCATCAATGCTCCTGGAAAGAGCACAGGCCCTAAGGTATCATCAAATGCTAATCAAgttccaatttcaactaatgCTTTTAGGCCTATTGCACCCTTTCCCAGCAGGTTATCAAAGTCAAAGAAAGATCAAGGCTTGGATGAGATAATGGAAACATTCAAGAAGGTGCAAATCAACATCCCATTGCTCAATGCTATtgctcagattccaaagtaTGCAAAATTTTTGAAGGATCTATGCACTAACAAGAGGAGATTCAAAGAGCATGAACAAGTTGCATTGAGTGAAGAGGTAAGTGCAGTCTTACAAAGAAAGCTACCTCCAAAGCTAAAGGATCCAGGTTCGTTTTCTATACCTTGCATTGTTGGTGATTTCAAGATTCCAAAAGCTTTGCTTGATCTCGGTGCATCCATTAACCTTATGCCATATCATGTTTATGAGAAACTTAACCTTGGTGAGTTGCAAGCCACAACTGTGAGCATTCAATTGGCAGATAGAACTATTCGGTACCCCAAGGGCATTCTAGAAGACGTTGTGGTGAATGTAGAAGGTTTAATCTTGCCAGCTGATTTCTTAGTCTTGGAGATGGAAGAAGCACCAATTCCTGACAATGAATTGCCCCTTATCTTTGGCCGAACCTTCATGGCTACTGCTAAGACCAAGATTGATGTAGAGCAAGGCACTCTCACCATGACCGTTAATGGAGAAACTGTCGCCTTCAAAGTGTTTGATGCCCTGAAGCCAAATGTTGTACAAGattgttttcaaattgaagTATTTGGTAATCCAGGGAAAGAGAGATTTGATGGCCTTCCTTATTCAGTAGAATCATGCTTGCTGAAAAGAGGAGACAAGGAGGAgcagaaatggaaaagaaGTTGAAACCTCCATTGTTTAGGTGTACTTAGattaccaaattcaagaaagtaggaggttaagtctaaaaacagaatttaaagcaagagtggttgtaattgttgaacaaatgaggcaaaaccaaatttcaaacaaaagcaaggtgaacaaatgtaacaaagagtacttttgtaggctGGAAAACAGGTTGGGATACTAGGGCATTCGATTCACCATAACAATTCAATTTCAAGGTTATAAGGAGTCAAGTGACAAGTCTCATTGATTCAAAGGTTGATTCTAGCTAAAAGTATGATTAGGCCATGGTGTCTGGTCCTCAACCTTGTGCTCCTAATTCCCTAACTGATTATTTgttgtctaatctaaattaagcattaggaaacccattaagcatagaagaacaagttaaacaaccaagcatgtatctaatccctgttgtcgaatgtccatacatacttttcttattcatagttcaattaaaatcaaagcatggtgtctactcttgattcaaaccaaggtagctaatatacaagttctaatggtgatcaatcatccaaacaagcatattaactgataagcataaagaataggaatatgaatcatgaatcaaacttgaaactcaaaacGTCAACTTATAAACCaagaatattcatgttaggttacatcatagccctagttatgaatttagctactcataatggaaatgaaacttaagcaaaaaatgagaaaacatattgaatgcaataagagtagagaaacccaattctgaagttgcttgtggCTTCCAAGGCTTCTCCAGGTGCTTCTCCACGTCTAATGCTACTCCAAGATCTTTCTCATGTCTAGAGTATGGCAActaaagaggtgatttgggatgagtttgggtggctggtgatggcagagaaagaacaaattcgtAGGAATATGGAAGGAAGGCTTGTTGgagttctttttttctgattttgggcTGAATGAATTGATATAGGATGGCTGGAGTGATTTATAGGTGAATGGAGTGACTCCTCTGCACTTGAGTAACTGACACACCTCacttaattgctcccttaattgctcaacatgtcaggtctaaagtcaaggaaagacctcccttaattgctccctcaattgctccctcaattgctccctcaattgctcccttaattgctcaacatgtcaggtctaaagtcaaggaaagacttcccttaattgctccctcaattgctcccttaattgctcaacatgtcaggtctgGTGTGTACATGGGCTCACGAATTGGGCTCAACTTCATTATCTGAT of Prunus dulcis chromosome 4, ALMONDv2, whole genome shotgun sequence contains these proteins:
- the LOC117625426 gene encoding uncharacterized protein LOC117625426; its protein translation is MGELQDMFKKFMGQQMQTNQNLQNAVNKLEVQVGQIASSMSNRASGTFPSQTEVNPRHQEHAKAIHILRSGKQVDNKVGDANEEQEDGENVEIIQPPHGQPTASNKQSINAPGKSTGPKVSSNANQVPISTNAFRPIAPFPSRLSKSKKDQGLDEIMETFKKVQINIPLLNAIAQIPKYAKFLKDLCTNKRRFKEHEQVALSEEVSAVLQRKLPPKLKDPGSFSIPCIVGDFKIPKALLDLGASINLMPYHVYEKLNLGELQATTVSIQLADRTIRYPKGILEDVVVNVEGLILPADFLVLEMEEAPIPDNELPLIFGRTFMATAKTKIDVEQGTLTMTVNGETVAFKVFDALKPNVVQDCFQIEVFGNPGKERFDGLPYSVESCLLKRGDKEEQKWKRS